One genomic region from Armatimonadota bacterium encodes:
- a CDS encoding amidohydrolase, whose amino-acid sequence MRVWDCHCHLKGTETGQYVIDQMNAAGIERINLFSAYPGRGLAPHETATHAEVRRVIDHVAEVQSADPGRIYGLIWANPRAEGMVEEIERGIVDLGLRGVKMIPDHWSPCDDLPVPVFEKVQELGKPIQFHSGILYGFGDSSRFCRPVLYEALLNFPGLRFSLAHISWPWVDECIAVFGRFRAASGYKLENCQMWIDTCRGTPDAWREEALRKAVPFCGVERLMFGVDSSPDGLAQNAPVHARKDHDILRNVLGLSQEQMDMFFFGACEAFWGE is encoded by the coding sequence ATGCGCGTCTGGGATTGTCATTGCCACCTGAAGGGTACGGAGACCGGGCAGTATGTCATCGACCAGATGAATGCCGCGGGGATTGAGCGCATCAACCTGTTCTCCGCCTACCCAGGGCGGGGGCTCGCGCCCCATGAGACGGCCACCCACGCCGAAGTGCGCCGGGTCATCGACCACGTCGCCGAAGTCCAGAGCGCCGACCCGGGCCGCATCTACGGGCTGATCTGGGCGAACCCGCGAGCTGAAGGCATGGTAGAGGAGATCGAACGCGGCATTGTGGACCTGGGCCTGCGGGGGGTGAAGATGATCCCGGACCATTGGTCGCCCTGTGACGATCTGCCTGTCCCCGTGTTCGAGAAAGTGCAGGAGCTGGGCAAGCCGATCCAGTTCCATTCCGGCATCCTGTACGGTTTTGGCGACAGTTCCCGCTTCTGCCGGCCGGTGCTGTACGAGGCGCTGCTGAACTTCCCCGGTCTGCGGTTCTCGCTCGCGCACATCAGCTGGCCCTGGGTGGACGAGTGCATCGCGGTGTTCGGGCGATTTCGGGCGGCCTCGGGCTACAAGCTCGAGAACTGCCAGATGTGGATCGATACCTGCCGGGGGACGCCTGATGCCTGGCGCGAGGAGGCTCTGCGCAAAGCGGTGCCCTTCTGTGGCGTGGAGCGGCTCATGTTCGGGGTGGATTCCAGCCCCGATGGCCTGGCGCAGAATGCCCCGGTGCATGCGCGCAAGGATCACGACATTCTGCGCAATGTGCTGGGGCTGTCACAGGAGCAGATGGACATGTTCTTTTTCGGCGCCTGCGAGGCGTTCTGGGGCGAGTAG
- a CDS encoding exo-alpha-sialidase has translation MPDRPDISDAALTPPPVILNPGPEYGPETRSFQGIPGIERAANGRLWATWYGGGPTEGPWNYVMLNTSADDGQTWSDLVLVVNPPDPVRAFDPCLWIDPLGRMWLFWAQAWDLWDGRGGVWAIVSENPGDESPNWSTPRRLCDGVMMNKPVVLSSGEWVLPAAVWANAPSVQPGHLRKAEDPTGSNMVVSTDQGETWAYRGGADIPGRSCDEHHIIERLDGSLWLLARASYGIGESFSTDKGRTWAPGRPSWIPHVPTARFFLRRLDSGNLLLVKHSPPDGRTRSHLTAYLSEDDGRTWQGELHIDDRVGVSYPDATQAEDGTIYLIYDYSRYAEKLVLMATFTEADVLAGENASGKLRLRVEVNRATGTLEHKPLQLSDNADGAPLMKGSAATFAEQEGEWAPLEIGAQLFLNRTTHKVEAIPDPLKGARFLRGNIDRIRATVDKPGVVWVLTPTPERNKDSVELALYRAGFAKSNLPEFVFFGGSPANAVTLFQKECDAGEKIELGKWGVVVLPAK, from the coding sequence ATGCCTGACCGCCCCGACATTTCCGACGCCGCGCTCACTCCGCCGCCGGTGATCTTGAATCCGGGGCCGGAGTATGGGCCGGAGACCCGCTCTTTCCAGGGCATCCCGGGCATCGAGAGGGCCGCGAACGGTCGTCTGTGGGCCACGTGGTACGGCGGAGGCCCAACGGAGGGTCCGTGGAACTACGTGATGCTCAATACCAGTGCTGACGACGGGCAGACTTGGTCCGATCTGGTGCTGGTCGTAAACCCGCCTGACCCGGTTCGTGCTTTCGACCCCTGCCTGTGGATCGACCCGCTGGGTCGCATGTGGCTCTTCTGGGCGCAGGCCTGGGATCTGTGGGACGGACGGGGCGGCGTTTGGGCGATTGTCAGTGAGAACCCGGGAGATGAGTCCCCGAACTGGAGCACGCCGCGCCGCCTGTGCGATGGGGTCATGATGAACAAGCCCGTGGTGCTGAGCAGCGGCGAATGGGTGCTGCCGGCGGCGGTCTGGGCCAATGCGCCTTCCGTCCAGCCGGGGCATCTGCGCAAGGCCGAAGACCCTACCGGCTCGAACATGGTGGTCTCTACAGACCAGGGCGAGACCTGGGCGTATCGGGGCGGGGCGGATATTCCGGGGCGCTCCTGCGACGAGCATCATATCATCGAGCGCCTCGATGGATCTCTGTGGCTACTGGCCAGGGCATCCTACGGGATCGGCGAGAGCTTCTCCACCGACAAAGGCCGCACATGGGCGCCCGGAAGACCTTCGTGGATACCCCACGTGCCCACGGCTCGATTTTTCCTGCGCCGACTGGATTCCGGGAACCTGCTTCTGGTGAAACACTCGCCTCCAGACGGCCGCACGCGCTCCCACTTGACCGCGTATCTGTCCGAGGACGACGGGAGGACCTGGCAGGGCGAGCTGCACATTGACGACCGAGTGGGCGTTTCGTATCCGGATGCCACGCAGGCGGAAGACGGCACCATCTACCTTATCTATGACTACTCCCGTTACGCCGAGAAGCTGGTGCTTATGGCGACCTTCACCGAGGCGGATGTGCTCGCTGGGGAAAATGCTTCGGGCAAGCTGCGACTGAGGGTGGAAGTCAACCGCGCCACCGGCACGCTGGAGCACAAGCCGCTGCAACTGTCGGACAATGCAGACGGCGCGCCGCTCATGAAGGGTTCGGCGGCGACTTTCGCTGAGCAGGAAGGCGAGTGGGCGCCGCTGGAGATCGGCGCGCAACTCTTTCTGAACCGCACCACCCACAAGGTCGAGGCGATCCCCGATCCGCTCAAGGGCGCGCGGTTCCTGCGGGGCAACATCGACCGCATCCGGGCCACGGTGGACAAGCCCGGCGTCGTCTGGGTGCTGACGCCCACACCGGAACGCAACAAAGACAGTGTGGAGCTTGCCCTCTACCGCGCCGGGTTCGCGAAGTCCAACTTGCCGGAGTTTGTCTTCTTCGGCGGTTCGCCGGCCAATGCGGTGACGTTGTTCCAGAAGGAGTGCGACGCGGGTGAGAAGATCGAGCTGGGCAAGTGGGGAGTTGTGGTTCTGCCGGCGAAGTGA
- a CDS encoding acetylxylan esterase, whose amino-acid sequence MERAAKEAARVIEPPTDPEGPMWDLNRLSKPPAYELAEGYDEPGLQAIFYEGEPFRGRPTKVFAWLGIPNVPEGEKVPAMVLVHGGGGTAFAGWVRMWNDRGYAAISMDTCGCTSGGEHGARPRHPDGGPPGWGGFGQIDWPREDQWTYHAVSAAILGHSLLRSLPQVDPDRIGLTGISWGGYLTCIIAGIDNRFRFAVPVYGCGYYLETSFGSAVRSLGGERTERWMRWWDPSNYLKFSATPMLWVTGSNDFAYWFPALQKSYRETQGTRDLCIRLRMPHGHGPAGEAPAEIHAFADYFLKGGPGLAKVTGWGRNGNKVWATFRSPVPIIKAELNFTRDLGNWPDRHWEAVPAEIGEGGLVTAELPDGATVYYLNLFDERDLVVSTEHEVLREE is encoded by the coding sequence ATGGAGCGGGCGGCGAAAGAAGCGGCACGGGTCATTGAGCCCCCCACCGACCCCGAGGGCCCCATGTGGGACCTCAACAGGCTCTCAAAGCCGCCCGCTTACGAACTCGCCGAAGGCTATGACGAACCAGGACTGCAAGCTATCTTCTATGAGGGCGAGCCCTTCCGCGGCAGACCCACGAAAGTCTTCGCGTGGTTGGGTATTCCCAATGTTCCCGAAGGCGAGAAGGTCCCGGCGATGGTCCTGGTTCATGGCGGCGGAGGCACCGCATTCGCCGGCTGGGTGAGGATGTGGAATGATCGGGGCTATGCGGCGATTTCCATGGACACCTGCGGCTGCACCTCCGGCGGCGAGCACGGTGCCCGCCCTCGACATCCCGACGGCGGCCCGCCGGGCTGGGGAGGCTTCGGCCAGATCGACTGGCCCCGCGAGGATCAATGGACCTACCACGCGGTATCAGCCGCGATCCTTGGTCACTCTCTGCTGCGCTCACTGCCCCAGGTTGACCCCGACCGCATCGGCCTGACGGGCATCTCGTGGGGCGGCTACCTCACTTGCATCATCGCAGGCATAGACAACCGGTTCAGATTCGCGGTGCCCGTCTACGGTTGCGGGTACTACCTGGAGACCAGCTTCGGCTCCGCTGTCCGAAGCCTCGGTGGAGAGCGTACCGAACGATGGATGCGCTGGTGGGACCCGTCGAACTACCTGAAGTTCAGCGCTACGCCCATGCTCTGGGTCACCGGCAGCAATGACTTTGCGTACTGGTTCCCGGCGCTGCAGAAATCGTACCGAGAGACCCAGGGAACCCGGGACCTGTGCATCCGCCTGCGCATGCCCCACGGTCACGGCCCGGCAGGCGAGGCCCCGGCGGAAATCCACGCGTTCGCTGACTACTTCCTCAAAGGCGGCCCGGGTCTGGCGAAGGTCACCGGCTGGGGACGTAACGGGAACAAGGTCTGGGCCACGTTCCGAAGCCCCGTGCCGATCATCAAAGCCGAACTGAACTTCACAAGGGACCTGGGCAACTGGCCGGACCGTCATTGGGAAGCAGTCCCTGCCGAGATCGGCGAGGGCGGTCTCGTGACCGCCGAACTTCCCGACGGCGCGACGGTCTACTACCTGAACCTGTTCGACGAACGCGACCTCGTGGTCAGCACGGAGCACGAGGTGTTGAGGGAAGAGTAG
- a CDS encoding alpha-L-fucosidase has protein sequence MGIITPPGPFKPTWDSLTGYRVPDWYMDAKFGIFIHWGVYAVPAFGNEWYPRNMYCRGSREFEHHIATYGPQTEFGYKDFIPKFTAARFDPKEWARLFRDAGARYVVPVAEHHDGYQLYESALSDWNSMKMGPKRDIIGELAQATRDEGMVFGVSSHRAEHWWFMNGGKEFDSDVQDPQFASLYGPAQPKETQPDQEYLEDWLARCCELVDKYRPQVFWFDWWIEEPAFRPYLKRFAAYYYNRAAEWGTGVVINYKNDAYPPSAAVFDIERGKLENKRDYFWQTDTSLSFRSWGYIENDEFRTVASVVHDLADIVSKNGCLLLNVGPRADGTIPDEAANCLRGVGKWLAVNGEAIYGTRPWVVYGEGETPVPAGFREHEQQPYTVRDVRFTTSASKLYAIVLGVPDDRKLTIQSLSSSLKLYTSGIADVSLLGYSGTVEWSRDAAGLHVTLPGDAALEHAVTLAITPDMA, from the coding sequence ATGGGCATCATCACTCCTCCCGGGCCGTTCAAGCCCACCTGGGACTCCCTTACCGGTTACCGCGTTCCCGACTGGTACATGGATGCCAAGTTCGGCATCTTCATCCACTGGGGCGTCTACGCGGTCCCAGCTTTCGGCAATGAATGGTATCCGCGAAACATGTACTGCCGAGGCTCGCGGGAGTTCGAGCACCACATCGCGACCTACGGCCCGCAGACCGAGTTCGGCTACAAGGACTTCATCCCGAAGTTCACCGCCGCCAGGTTTGACCCGAAAGAGTGGGCCAGGCTCTTCAGAGACGCTGGCGCGCGCTACGTGGTGCCGGTGGCCGAACATCATGACGGTTACCAGCTCTATGAGTCCGCGCTCTCTGACTGGAACTCCATGAAGATGGGCCCGAAGCGCGACATAATCGGCGAGTTGGCCCAGGCGACGCGCGACGAGGGCATGGTCTTCGGGGTGTCCTCACACCGGGCCGAACACTGGTGGTTCATGAACGGCGGCAAGGAGTTCGACTCAGACGTCCAGGACCCGCAATTCGCCTCTCTGTACGGGCCTGCGCAGCCCAAGGAGACCCAGCCCGACCAGGAGTACCTCGAGGACTGGCTCGCTCGATGCTGCGAATTGGTTGACAAGTACCGGCCCCAGGTCTTCTGGTTCGACTGGTGGATTGAGGAGCCTGCTTTCCGGCCCTATCTCAAGCGTTTCGCGGCCTACTACTACAACCGCGCGGCGGAGTGGGGCACAGGTGTGGTGATCAACTACAAGAATGACGCCTACCCCCCATCGGCCGCTGTTTTCGACATCGAGCGCGGAAAGCTGGAGAACAAGCGAGACTATTTCTGGCAGACGGATACCTCATTGAGCTTCCGCTCCTGGGGATACATCGAGAATGACGAGTTCCGCACCGTTGCCTCGGTCGTGCACGATCTGGCGGACATCGTGAGCAAGAACGGATGCCTGCTCCTCAACGTGGGGCCGCGCGCGGACGGCACGATTCCGGACGAAGCCGCCAACTGCCTGCGCGGGGTGGGCAAGTGGCTGGCAGTCAACGGTGAGGCCATATACGGCACTCGCCCGTGGGTAGTGTATGGTGAGGGCGAGACTCCCGTTCCGGCTGGTTTCCGGGAGCACGAGCAGCAGCCTTACACCGTTCGGGATGTGCGCTTCACCACCAGCGCCTCGAAGCTGTACGCAATCGTCCTCGGAGTACCTGACGACCGCAAGCTCACTATCCAGTCGTTGAGCTCCAGCCTGAAGCTGTATACGAGTGGGATCGCCGACGTGTCTCTGCTGGGTTACAGCGGCACAGTGGAATGGAGCCGCGATGCCGCTGGTCTGCATGTGACGCTGCCCGGCGACGCTGCCCTGGAACACGCGGTGACGCTGGCGATCACGCCGGATATGGCATGA
- a CDS encoding family 16 glycosylhydrolase — protein sequence MSFALAIPAAAAFCSLLAVCASGAPERPDPSEFTNYRPDLPAAAPQRVTDALPLSDQQNAGNWVPYLPMTDEFEGNTLDPEKWWPTNPEWLGRQPAFFSRDNVRVSDGKLQLTMSRQEPPDELRAKGYHTWASAAVKSKGTVLYGYFEVCAKPMKSHGSSAFWFYNHDSERWTEIDMFEMGAGAPEHKRKVHMNVHVFFTPEDKEHWCRAGIYEAPFDLADDYHVYGLEWDEKEIKFFVDGALVRRGPNTHWHQPLTLNFDSETMPDWFGLPKDEDLPSTFSIEYVRAWKHVEGGQ from the coding sequence ATGTCTTTCGCCCTCGCTATTCCGGCCGCAGCAGCGTTCTGTTCGCTGCTGGCGGTCTGCGCATCGGGCGCTCCGGAGCGTCCCGATCCGTCGGAATTCACCAACTACCGACCGGACCTGCCGGCGGCGGCGCCTCAACGAGTGACCGACGCCCTCCCGCTGTCCGACCAACAGAACGCCGGCAACTGGGTGCCCTACCTGCCCATGACCGACGAATTCGAGGGCAATACCCTGGACCCGGAGAAGTGGTGGCCGACCAATCCCGAATGGCTTGGTCGGCAGCCGGCGTTCTTCTCGCGGGACAACGTGCGCGTTAGCGATGGAAAGCTGCAACTGACTATGTCGAGGCAGGAGCCGCCGGATGAACTGAGGGCGAAGGGTTACCACACGTGGGCTTCGGCGGCAGTGAAGAGCAAGGGGACCGTATTGTACGGGTACTTCGAGGTCTGCGCGAAGCCCATGAAGTCCCACGGTTCCAGCGCGTTCTGGTTCTATAACCATGACAGCGAGCGCTGGACGGAGATCGACATGTTCGAAATGGGTGCCGGCGCGCCCGAGCACAAACGCAAGGTGCACATGAACGTACACGTGTTCTTCACCCCGGAGGACAAAGAACACTGGTGCCGGGCGGGTATCTACGAAGCGCCCTTTGACCTCGCCGACGATTACCATGTCTACGGGCTGGAGTGGGACGAGAAGGAGATCAAATTCTTCGTGGACGGCGCGCTGGTGCGCAGAGGGCCGAATACCCACTGGCACCAGCCACTAACCCTCAACTTCGACAGCGAGACCATGCCCGACTGGTTCGGCCTGCCGAAGGATGAGGACCTGCCCTCGACTTTCAGCATCGAGTACGTGCGCGCCTGGAAACACGTCGAAGGCGGGCAGTAA